The genomic DNA CCGCGCCGTACTCCGCGGCCGCGCCCCCGGCCCCCGGGGCGGAGCAGGACTCCGCGGTCGGCCGGCTGGCCGCCACCGTGGAGCGCCTGCGGCGGGAGGTGCGCGCCGCGCAGGCGGCCGCCGACGGGCGGGCGCTGATCGAACTCGCCAAGGGCGTGCTGATCGAGCGGCTGCGCTGCGGGCCGGCCCAGGCCGCCCGGCAGCTGTCCGAACTCGCCGAGCAGGCCGGGGTGGCACCGCTGGAACTGGCGGCCGACATCGTCAACCAGGCCGCCCGGGACCACGTCGCCGAGGTCGTCGACGACTTCGTCCGCCGTACCGGCGGGACCCCGTCCCGGGAGGACGGCGACGCGTCCGTCGCCGTGCGGCTGCGTACGGCGGAGAGCGCCGCGCTGGCCGCCGGAGACACGCAGAGGATGGCCGAGTCCCTGCTGGAGCACGCGCTGGCGCCGCTCGGCGCGACGGGCGCCGCCGTCTGGACGGCAGGCCCGGACGGATCCCTCACCCTCTCCGGCCACGCCGGCTTCGGCACGGAGGAGGCGGGCCGCTGGTGGTACGTGCCCCCGGGCGTGGCGACGGTGGCCCGGCGGGCGCTCGACTGCCGGGAGACGGTGTGGATCACCTCCCTGACCGGCTCCGGGGTCCCCTCGATCGGCCGCTCCCAGTACCCCCAGGGCGGCCGCGTGGCCATGCCCGCGGGCACGGGCGGCCGCGTCCACGGCGTGCTGGAGATCTGCTGGCCCGCCCCGATCGGCCCGCAGCCCCAGCCCGTGGTGCGGCAGCTGGAGGCGCTCGCCGAGCTCTGCGCGCACACCCTGGAGACCCTCCCGTCCTCCACGGTCTACCCGCCGGGGATCTCGCGGGAGTTCGCCGACGTGTCGGAGCTGGCGGACCTGGCCGACGGGCTGTACGACCCGGCACTGGTCCTCACCCCCCACCTGGACGCGGAGGGGCGGCTCGCCGACTTCCGCATCCGCCACGTCAACCACCGCTTCCAGGACCCGGCCGGCCGCCCGCGCAGCGCGGTCTCCGGCGCGCTGCTGCTGGAGGCCTATCCCATGGCCGCCGGGGAGAGCGACCTCTTCGGCAAGGTGGAGCGCGTCTACGCGACCGGCGAGCCGTTCCGGGCACGGCGGACGACGCTGACGGCGCTCGTCGACCAGGTCCCCCTCGCACTGTTCGCGGACATCAGCGTCAGCCGGCACGGCGGCGGCGTCCTGCTCATCTGGCGCATCGAGGACGAGACCGCGCGCCTCGCCCGCCTGCTGCAGCACGCCCAGCGCCTGGGCCGCGTCGGCGGCTTCGAAGAGGACCTGGCGACCGGCGAGATCACGTGGAACGGCCAGTTGTTCTCGCTGTACGGAAGACCGCAGGCCGAGGGGCCGGTGTCGCTCCAGGACCTGACCTCGTACGCGCATCCGGACGACGGGGTGGCGATCGGCCGGTTCCTGCGGGCGGTCCTGCACCACGGCCGCCCCGACAGCGTGGCGTTCCGGCTGCAGCGCCCCGACGGCGTCACCCGGCACATCAGGGTCATCGCCGAGCCCGTCCTCGACGACGGCCGCCTGGTCGCGGTCCGCGGCGCGTACCAGGACATCTCGTCGCAGCACTGGACCGAGGTGGCGCTCGCCGCGACGCGCGACCAGCTCGCCCAGACCGAGCAGGAGGCGGCCGAGCGCAACCGGCTGGCGCTGCAGCTCCAGCACGCCATCATGCCGCCCACCCGCTCCCCGCTCGACGTGCCGGGCCTCGACGTCGCCGTGCGGTACCGGCCCGCCGAATCCGAGTCGCTGGTCGGCGGCGACTGGTACGACATGGTCGTCCTGCCGTCGAAGCACATCCTGCTCTGCGTCGGCGACGTCGCGGGCCACGGCATCGAGGCGGCCACCGGCATGGTGGTGCTGCGCAACGCGCTGCGCGGGCTGGCGGTCACCGGAGCCGGCCCCGCCCAGCTGCTGTCCTGGCTCAACATGGTGGCCCACCACCTCACGGAGCAGGTCACGGCCACCGCGGTGTGCGGCGTGTACGACCCCGCGACGCGGGTGCTGCGCTGGGCGCGGGCCGGGCACCTCCCGCCCGTCCTGGTGCGCGAGGAGACGGCCGAGCCGCTGCCGATGCCCCAGGGCCTCCTCCTGGGGGCGCTCTCCGAGGCCGAGTACGAGGAGAGCGTGGTCACGCTCGAACCGGGCGACTCCCTTCTCATGTACACCGACGGCCTCGTCGAGAGGCGCGACACCGCCGTGCAGGACTCGCTCAACCAGCTCCTGACCACGGCGCGGGGCCCGGCGCCGTCGCTGGGGAACCGGCTGGACCGGCTGCTGACGCACAGTCGCTCCGACACGGACGACGACACGTGCCTGATCGGCATCCACATCGAGTGAGGACGGACCGGTCCCGCGGCACGCCGCGGGACCGGCGGCCGGCCGGCCGACCGGGCGCGGAGCGCTCCGGTCTGCGGGTGGGGCCGCGGGACGCTTCAGAGGCCTTCCCGCCCCGCCCGGAACCCGGCCGGAAGGCCCCGTGGGGCGGCCCGGGGACGGGAGTCCGGCCACGACGGTTGCCGCTCGGCGGCTCCCCGCCCGGCCGGCGCCGGCCGGGCGGGGAGCCGCACGCCCCCGGACGGCGGCGGCACCGCCGCGCGGGGACGCGCACCGGGCCGGTGGCGCCGGCCGTACCCGCGGCGGGCCGGTCGGGGCCGTCCCCATGCGGACCCCGCGTCGGGGTGACGTTCCGGAGCTCTTCTCGGTGCGGCCGGTGGCAGAGGGGGCCGCAGGGTGTGAAAGGAAGGCCATTTCGCCCGGGCCGTCGGACCGGATGCCGGTCCGAAATTTCCAGGAGGGTGTTTCCGGTTTGCGGACCGTGCACCGGGCCGCTGTTTCCCGTTCGTTCTCGCGGGTCGGCCGGTGTCGCTTTTTCCCGTCGGCTTTCCTTGTTCTCCGCTCCGCTGCTCCGGTGATTGTCTCACCCCTATGGCGGCGCAATTCATTTCGGCCGCCGGCCCCCGGCCGGGCGGACGGGTACCGTCCGGTTTCCTGCACGCCGCGGGCGCGTCGGCGGACCGGTCCGCCGGAGGCCCGCCTGTGCGGGGGAGACCCCGTGCTGCCCGTACTGCCTGCTGCGACCCTCCCTGACGGGGGGACCGGCGGCGCGGCGCACGGCCGGGGCACCCGGGCCCGCCCCGGAAGCCCCGGACATCCGGAGGGCCTCCGCGGCGGGAAACTCCACCGGTCGCCCGCCGGGGCGCCGTTCCGGACGGGGCGGCGGTATCGGGCAAGGAGGCAGGGCCGACACCACTCGGTTGGAGCAATACCCCCGCAGGTTGCGCTTCGTTTACCGGTCGGTGATGGTCGAATGTGGCACTAATGCCTTTCCGGATCAGTGCCGTGACGGCAGACATGACCACGTCCGGCGCTGTGGCCGAACGCGACTGAATACCGGTCACGCAGACGCCCCGCCCCGCCGGGACAACGACACGGAAATCCCTCAGACCCAGAAGGAAAAGAGAAGGATGAAGCTCAAGAACGCCCTCGCCTGCACGTTCGCCGCTCTGGCCGTCGCCGGTGGCGCCGCCGGTACCGCCCAAGCGGCCGACGACGACACGTCGAAGTTCGACAGCAGCAGCCAGGTCCTCAGCTGCGACGTCATCGAGGTCATCGACATCCCGATCCTCTCGTCCGCCGACAACAACATCGACTGCTCCGAGAACGTCAAGGAGGAGGAGAGCAAGTCGGTGCACATCGTGGACGAGGAGAACGCCGAGGCCACCGCGGTGCTCCTCCCGCGCAACCGCTGACCGTGCGGTCCGCCCCCTGAGAGGGGCCGGGCCGTCGTCCACAGGGTCCAGCCGCCCCGGAACCCCCGGGGCGGCCGGACCCGTCGGGCGTTCGGCGGGCAGGGAGCGGCGGTGACGGCCGGGGAGCCGCGCCGGTGCGGGCGCCCCCGGGTGCCGGTGTCCCGTCGCGGCCGCCGCCGTCCTCGGGCCGCGGCCGCCGAACGGCCGCCACCGGCGCTCCGGGCGGGCGGCGGGCCGGCGGGTGAGCGGACGGGAGTACCCCGGGCCGGCCGCGGGCATCCGCAGGGCGTGGAGAATTCCGACGAAAAGCTCCCGCGGACGGCGGCCGCGCGCCGCGGGACCCCGTGGTGGTTCACCGTCCCCGCCGTCCTGCTCACACTGGCGGTCCTGTTCACCGTGGCGGGGCGGTTCGGCGCCCTGCCCGGCTGGGCCGGCCTCTTCGGCGAGGAGACCCGCGACCGCTCCGGGCCCGTGCTCCTCCAGTCCATCCAGGACCTCAGCCGTTACGAGGGCGCCGCGGGCTCCTACCAGATCGTGGTGGACCTGGAGAAGGACGCGAGATTCCTGCCGGACGCCATCCGCGGCACGCGCACGCTGTACGTGGCGGCCGGCACCGTCGGCGCGTACGTCGACCTGGGGAGGACCGGGCCCGAGGACGTCACCGTGGACGAGGCGCGCACCTCCGCCGTGATCCGGCTGCCGCGCGCCGTGCTGGGCCCGCCGGCCCTGGACCCGGAGCGGTCCTACGCGGTGTCCAAGCAGCGCGGCCTGCTGGACCGGCTCGGCGACCTCTTCTCCGACAACCCCAACGACGAGCGTGCCGTGCAGAGGCTGGCGGCCCAGCGGATCGGGGAGGCCGCGCGGGGGAGCGGACTCACCGAGAGGGCCGAGCGGAACACCACCGCGATGCTGAAGGGCCTCCTCGGTTCCCTGGGGTTCGAGCGGGTGACGGTGACCTACGGCTGACCCCCTCCGGGGCGGAGGACGGGCGGGAGCCCCGGCCGGGGGCGCCGCGGCGCGTAGGCTGCGAACCGGCTCGGCGAAACGGCCGGGCGGGCCGAACGAGGAGGAGCCGTCATGTCCAGACCGCCGCTGCCCGAGGACGCCGTCGCCGTGCTGCGCAAGCCGAACCCGGCCGTGCTGGCGACGCTGCGCCCCGACGGCCAGCCGGTTTCGGCGGCGACGTGGTACCTGTGGGAGGACGACGGCCGGGTACTGGTCAACATGGACGAGGGCCGCAGGCGGCTGGGCCACCTCCGCAGGGACCCCCGGGTGACGCTCACCGTGCTGGACGAGGGGTCCTGGTACACCCACGTGACCCTGGTCGGCCGGGTGGCGGAGCTGCGCGAGGACGAGGGACTGGCGGACATCGACCGGCTGTCCCGGCACTACCTCGGCAGGGAGTACCGGCGGCGCGACCGCGGCCGGGTCAGCGCGTGGATCGAGGTGGAGCGCTGGCATGGCTGGGGCGCCCTGAAGGACAACAACCAGGCGGTCTGACCCGGCGGGAACCCGGCCGGTGGGCGCCCACCGGCCGCGCCGGCCCGCCGCACCGCGGTGCGCCCCGTCACCGGCGCCCGCCCTCCGCCGCGGACCGGCCGCGCCCGCCCCGGCGGAGCCGCGCGGCGGCGGGCACCCGAGGGGCGGACGCGGGCCGTGTCCGGGGCGCCCCGCCCCGGCGTCAGGGACGGGGCCCGACCGTCCTCCAGCCGTCGCGCACGACGATGGCGAGCGCCGGGCAGGAGTCCGCCGCGTCCAGGGCCCGCTCGTCCTCGGCGATCTCGGTGCGGACCGGTACGGCGTACGCGTCCTCCAGCCGGAACAGGTCCGGGGCGAGGGCCGCGCAGATGCCCGAACCCATGCACGTCCCGGAGTCGACCCCGATCGTCCAGGTCATCGGCGTCACCACCCCACCGGCATCTCGCGCGGTCCGCGGACCAGCATCTGGTTCTTCCACACCACGTCCCCCGCGATGTGCAGGTCAGGGAAGCGGTCCAGCAGCGCCAGCAGCGCCTCCTGCAGCTCGACGCGGGCCAGGGGCGCCCCGAGGCAGTGGTGGACGCCGTGGCCGAACCCGAGGTGCTGCACCCCCGTACGGGTGATGTCGAGCCGGCCGGGTTCGGTGAACTTCAGCGCGTCGCGGTTGGCCGCCCCGACGGCGACGAGGACCGGCTCACCGGCACGCACCAGGGTGCCGCCCACCTCGATGTCCTCCGTGGCGTACCGGGGGAAGGCGGCCGCGCTGCCCAGGGGGACGAACCGCAGCAGCTCCTCCACCGCGCCGGCCACCAGCTCCGGCCGCTCCCTGAGCAGGGCGAGCTGGTCGGGGTTCTCCAGCAGCGCGTAGACGAAGTTGGGGATCTGGCTCGCCGTGGTCTCGTGCCCCGCGATCAGGAGCCCCACGCAGAGGTCGACCAGTTCCAGCTCGGTGAGCCGGTCGTCCGTGTCGCGGGCGTCGATCAGCGCGGTCATCAGGTCCTGGCGG from Streptomyces sp. MRC013 includes the following:
- a CDS encoding DUF4230 domain-containing protein gives rise to the protein MENSDEKLPRTAAARRGTPWWFTVPAVLLTLAVLFTVAGRFGALPGWAGLFGEETRDRSGPVLLQSIQDLSRYEGAAGSYQIVVDLEKDARFLPDAIRGTRTLYVAAGTVGAYVDLGRTGPEDVTVDEARTSAVIRLPRAVLGPPALDPERSYAVSKQRGLLDRLGDLFSDNPNDERAVQRLAAQRIGEAARGSGLTERAERNTTAMLKGLLGSLGFERVTVTYG
- a CDS encoding SpoIIE family protein phosphatase; translated protein: MTASDTRSGSGPAGAPHTGPGTAADRAEGSARHPAPYSAAAPPAPGAEQDSAVGRLAATVERLRREVRAAQAAADGRALIELAKGVLIERLRCGPAQAARQLSELAEQAGVAPLELAADIVNQAARDHVAEVVDDFVRRTGGTPSREDGDASVAVRLRTAESAALAAGDTQRMAESLLEHALAPLGATGAAVWTAGPDGSLTLSGHAGFGTEEAGRWWYVPPGVATVARRALDCRETVWITSLTGSGVPSIGRSQYPQGGRVAMPAGTGGRVHGVLEICWPAPIGPQPQPVVRQLEALAELCAHTLETLPSSTVYPPGISREFADVSELADLADGLYDPALVLTPHLDAEGRLADFRIRHVNHRFQDPAGRPRSAVSGALLLEAYPMAAGESDLFGKVERVYATGEPFRARRTTLTALVDQVPLALFADISVSRHGGGVLLIWRIEDETARLARLLQHAQRLGRVGGFEEDLATGEITWNGQLFSLYGRPQAEGPVSLQDLTSYAHPDDGVAIGRFLRAVLHHGRPDSVAFRLQRPDGVTRHIRVIAEPVLDDGRLVAVRGAYQDISSQHWTEVALAATRDQLAQTEQEAAERNRLALQLQHAIMPPTRSPLDVPGLDVAVRYRPAESESLVGGDWYDMVVLPSKHILLCVGDVAGHGIEAATGMVVLRNALRGLAVTGAGPAQLLSWLNMVAHHLTEQVTATAVCGVYDPATRVLRWARAGHLPPVLVREETAEPLPMPQGLLLGALSEAEYEESVVTLEPGDSLLMYTDGLVERRDTAVQDSLNQLLTTARGPAPSLGNRLDRLLTHSRSDTDDDTCLIGIHIE
- a CDS encoding TIGR03618 family F420-dependent PPOX class oxidoreductase; amino-acid sequence: MSRPPLPEDAVAVLRKPNPAVLATLRPDGQPVSAATWYLWEDDGRVLVNMDEGRRRLGHLRRDPRVTLTVLDEGSWYTHVTLVGRVAELREDEGLADIDRLSRHYLGREYRRRDRGRVSAWIEVERWHGWGALKDNNQAV
- a CDS encoding ferredoxin — its product is MTWTIGVDSGTCMGSGICAALAPDLFRLEDAYAVPVRTEIAEDERALDAADSCPALAIVVRDGWRTVGPRP